A single Rhopalosiphum padi isolate XX-2018 chromosome 4, ASM2088224v1, whole genome shotgun sequence DNA region contains:
- the LOC132929183 gene encoding uncharacterized protein LOC132929183, translating into MNVVGIRQSTNSSKSTLNKFKNNVSGTTNCSENIIHKPPRFADEFIKVSSVRYKPEKIYTKQCPGSKPICERTQCQSSNSTMKCPYTCIDQQSTSKKVKTS; encoded by the exons atgaaCGTTGTTGGTATACGTCAATCTACAAACAGTTCGAAAAGTACattgaataaattcaaaaataacgtCAGTGGCACAACTAATTGTTCTGAAAATATCATTCACAAACCACCAAGATTCGCAGACGAATTTATTAAAGTTTCTTCGGTACGCTACAAACCAGAAAAAATCTACACAAAACAATGTCCAGGTAGTAAACCTATCTGTGAACGTACACAAT GTCAAAGTTCCAACTCAACAATGAAGTGTCCTTACACATGTATCGATCAACAGTCCACAAGTAAAAAAGTTAAgacatcttaa
- the LOC132929182 gene encoding tropomyosin-1 isoform X1, whose amino-acid sequence MDAIKKKMQAMKMEKDSAMDKADTCEGQSKDANLRADKVNEDVRDCQKKLTQVESDLDTNKNKLEEAIKQLEDREKALTAAESEVAALNRKVQMIEEDLERSEERSQAAASKLAEASQAADESQRMCKVLENRSQQDEERMDQLTNQLKEARLLAEDADGKSDEVSRKLAFVEDELEVAEDRVKSGDSKIMELEEELKVVGNSLKSLEVSEEKANQRVEEYKHQIKQLTVKLKEAEARAEFAEKTVKKLQKEVDRLEDELGLNKDRYKSLADEMDSTFAELAGY is encoded by the exons atgGACGCTATCAAGAAGAAGATGCAGGCGATGAAGATGGAGAAGGATAGTGCCATGGACAAGGCCGACACTTGTGAAGGCCAGTCCAAGGATGCTAACCTTCGTGCAGATAAA GTAAATGAAGATGTGAGAGATTGTCAAAAGAAATTGACTCAGGTAGAAAGTGATTTAGACACTAACAAGAATAAGTTGGAAGAGGCCATCAAGCAGTTAGAGGATAGAGAAAAGGCACTTACTGCG GCTGAAAGTGAAGTTGCCGCTTTGAACAGGAAAGTCCAGATGATTGAAGAAGACCTCGAAAGATCCGAGGAAAGGTCTCAAGCTGCTGCATCAAAATTAGCTGAAGCTTCTCAAGCAGCTGACGAATCTCAACG TATGTGCAAAGTACTCGAAAACCGTAGCCAGCAAGACGAGGAACGTATGGACCAGTTGACTAACCAATTAAAGGAAGCTCGTCTCTTAGCTGAAGATGCTGATGGAAAATCTGATGaa gttTCGAGGAAACTTGCTTTCGTTGAAGATGAACTTGAAGTAGCAGAGGATCGTGTGAAATCTGGTGATTC aaaaatcatGGAGTTGGAAGAAGAATTGAAAGTTGTTGGAAACAGCTTGAAATCGTTGGAAGTTTCCGAAGAAAAG gcCAATCAACGAGTGGAAGAGTACAAGCATCAAATCAAACAGCTCACTGTGAAATTAAAGGAG gcTGAAGCTCGTGCTGAATTTGCCGAGAAGACCGTTAAGAAATTGCAGAAGGAAGTTGACAGACTTGAAG atgAACTCGGCCTTAACAAAGACAGATATAAGTCTTTGGCTGACGAGATGGATTCCACGTTTGCTGAATTGGCTGGATATTAA
- the LOC132929182 gene encoding tropomyosin-1 isoform X2, whose translation MDAIKKKMQAMKMEKDSAMDKADTCEGQSKDANLRADKVNEDVRDCQKKLTQVESDLDTNKNKLEEAIKQLEDREKALTAAESEVAALNRKVQMIEEDLERSEERSQAAASKLAEASQAADESQRMCKVLENRSQQDEERMDQLTNQLKEARLLAEDADGKSDEVSRKLAFVEDELEVAEDRVKSGDSKIMELEEELKVVGNSLKSLEVSEEKANQRVEEYKHQIKQLTVKLKEAEARAEFAEKTVKKLQKEVDRLEDDLFKEKEKSKEITDDLDSTFAELTGY comes from the exons atgGACGCTATCAAGAAGAAGATGCAGGCGATGAAGATGGAGAAGGATAGTGCCATGGACAAGGCCGACACTTGTGAAGGCCAGTCCAAGGATGCTAACCTTCGTGCAGATAAA GTAAATGAAGATGTGAGAGATTGTCAAAAGAAATTGACTCAGGTAGAAAGTGATTTAGACACTAACAAGAATAAGTTGGAAGAGGCCATCAAGCAGTTAGAGGATAGAGAAAAGGCACTTACTGCG GCTGAAAGTGAAGTTGCCGCTTTGAACAGGAAAGTCCAGATGATTGAAGAAGACCTCGAAAGATCCGAGGAAAGGTCTCAAGCTGCTGCATCAAAATTAGCTGAAGCTTCTCAAGCAGCTGACGAATCTCAACG TATGTGCAAAGTACTCGAAAACCGTAGCCAGCAAGACGAGGAACGTATGGACCAGTTGACTAACCAATTAAAGGAAGCTCGTCTCTTAGCTGAAGATGCTGATGGAAAATCTGATGaa gttTCGAGGAAACTTGCTTTCGTTGAAGATGAACTTGAAGTAGCAGAGGATCGTGTGAAATCTGGTGATTC aaaaatcatGGAGTTGGAAGAAGAATTGAAAGTTGTTGGAAACAGCTTGAAATCGTTGGAAGTTTCCGAAGAAAAG gcCAATCAACGAGTGGAAGAGTACAAGCATCAAATCAAACAGCTCACTGTGAAATTAAAGGAG gcTGAAGCTCGTGCTGAATTTGCCGAGAAGACCGTTAAGAAATTGCAGAAGGAAGTTGACAGACTTGAAG ATGATCTCTTCAAAGAGAAAGAAAAATCCAAAGAAATCACGGATGACTTGGATTCGACATTTGCTGAACTCACTGGCTACTAA
- the LOC132928201 gene encoding LOW QUALITY PROTEIN: protein regulator of cytokinesis 1-like (The sequence of the model RefSeq protein was modified relative to this genomic sequence to represent the inferred CDS: inserted 1 base in 1 codon): MSSIMFGSPSLKDDSSIIVHKMDSSMGPDTDKIQLILDEICAYSKKEILKVQRNLDVIYGTYSDEKKNGINQLHEHLKAHVTSFLDEVVLESEKDKNNIIKDIEELLXEKEVLEKELQMHISIDDHNDATPLIDVQINIDKSLQECRKIKEQRMTELNRLQEEEKQICQLLNEKPKYSAIKEMPSATLLENIKSHLIDLKNTQIKRRSTFLEQKTKVELLLADLGEIPILQFDKMVLGDPNQFQLSKSNLDELQKLIKRLENQTENQKCMAMELRTKLNSLWDRLQIDVSYREHFVSTKKGFGKTVIQDLKVEVERCETLKKENIKQFIEKLRCELNDLWDRCHFGDRQRKQCQVYYSTEFNEDVMDILDIEVDNAKKFYNDNISIYHLIEEREHLWNKMIMMQEQANDPARLWQNRGGQLLKEEKERKIIQKELPRVERELKNQLQSYEQRENKIFYYRDERLIDFMERQWDELKSNKKNLQQTKSKIQTGIKPQTPLTATRSKRKIVATSSNQASKVRKIGMDHKAVVTPRRQLFNFHNTNVATLVPLNSTKLHEVNLTTTRPHPTFHGSNDENGSVESYATFQEHLESKKHRLFTSPTTKSVLREPNTTFTTPRKPLTKTPIKGSQIPIPTTPKTPLRTTPRMTPNTRTVTKLTRTINNKLPIIF; the protein is encoded by the exons ATGTCGTCCATCATGTTCGGATCACCGTCGTTGAAAGACGA CTCCAGCATTATTGTACACAAAATGGATTCCTCTATGGG TCCAGACACAGATAAGATACAACTTATTTTGGATGAAATTTGTGCATATTCAAAAAAGGAAATCCTAAAAGTTCAACGTAATCTAGATGTTATTTATGGAACATATTCAGATGAAAAGAAAAACGGCATAAACCAGCTTCATGAACATTTAAAAGCTCATGTAACT TCATTTTTAGATGAAGTTGTTTTAGAATCTgaaaaagacaaaaataatattataaaagatattgAAGAATTAT CAGAAAAAGAAGTTTTAGAAAAG gAACTACAAATGCATATTTCAATCGATGACCACAATGATGCTACTCCGTTAATTGATGTTCAAATCAATATTGATAAATCTCTACAAgaatgtagaaaaataaaagaacaacgCATGACAGAACTTAATAGACTTCAAGAAGAA gAAAAACAAATTTGTCAATTACTTAATGAAAAACCTAAATACTCAGCCATAAAAGAAATGCCTTCTGCGACACTACTGGAAAATATCAAAAGTCatcttatagatttaaaaaatacccaa attaaacgTCGGTCTACATTTTTGGAACAAAAAACCAAAGTTGAATTGTTACTAGCAGATCTAGGAGAAATACCAATTTTACAGTTTGATAAAATGGTATTAGGGGATCCAAACCAGTTTCAACTGTCAAAATCAAACTTAGATGAACTTCAA AAATTGATAAAACGCTTGGAAAATCAAACAGAAAATCAAAAATGCATGGCTATGGAATTAAGAACCAAATTAAATTCACTATGGGATCGTTTACAAATCGATGTTTCTTATAGGGAACATTTTGTCAGTACAAAAAAAGGATTTGGCAAAACTGTTATACAagat CTAAAAGTAGAAGTTGAAAGATGTGAGaccttaaaaaaagaaaatatcaaacaatttattgaaaaactacGATGTGAATTAAATGACTTATGGGATAGATGTCATTTTGGTGATCGTCAAAGAAAACAGTGTCAAGTGTATTATAGCACTGAGTTTAATGAGGATGTAATGGATATATTAGACATTGAGGTTGATAATgctaaaaagttttataatgataacat ttctatttatcatttaattgaaGAAAGAGAACATTTATGGAATAAAATGATTATGATGCAAGAACAGGCGAATGATCCAGCTAGGCTTTGGCAAAACCGAGGTGGACAATTATTGaaagaagaaaaagaaagaaaaattattcaaaaa GAACTACCAAGAGTAGAAAGAGAATTAAAGAATCAATTGCAATCATATGAACaaagagaaaataaaatattctattatagagATGAAAGATTAATTGATTTCATGGAAAGGCAATGGGATGAATTAAagagcaataaaaaaaatttacaacaaaCAAAG tccAAGATACAAACTGGAATTAAGCCTCAAACGCCACTGACAGCCACTCGCAGTAAAAGGAAGATAGTCGCTACATCAAGCAACCAAGCTTCTAAGGTCCGTAAAATCGGCATGGACCATAAAGCTGTG gttaCTCCAAGaagacaattatttaattttcataatactaATGTGGCTACATTAGTTCCATTAAACTCAACTAAACTACATGAAGTAAATTTAACAACAACAAGACCACATCCAACCTTTCATGGGTCCAATGATGAAAATGGATCTGTTGAATCCTATGCAACCTTCCAG gaACATCTTGAATCCAAAAAGCATAGATTGTTTACAAGTCCAACTACCAAAAGTGTATTAAGGGAACCAAATACTACATTTACTACACCAAGGAAACCATTAACGAAAACACCCATTAAAGGATCTCAAATTCCAATACCAACCACACCTAAAACGCCATTACGTACAACACCAAGAATGACGCCCAATACACGTACAGTTACAAAACTAACGCGAACTATAAACAACAAACTTCCGATAATTTTTTAA